The Corynebacterium callunae DSM 20147 genomic sequence CATCCAAGGATTCAATAGTGGTGGTGACGACCTGACGGGTTACGCCGCGGTCTTCATCAGCGCCTTCGAGGGCTGCAAGTTCAGCAGCAAGGTCTGAGGACGCAGAAGACCCGACACCTAGTTCAGGTGCCGGGTACCAAACGTCAAGAACGTCGCCATTAGCGGTTAGGGTCGCAATTCCAGTTGCGGATGCAGAGGTCATGCCCTCCAGGATAATTTCAGGCTGATCATCACTTCAAGTCGGAGGTGTGTTTTCTTCCACCACGAAGTCGGCTGTTGACCGTAAAGAAGGACAAAGCTACCAAGAAACCATAAACAATAATCACTGAAAAGACCTGGCCGCGGCTGGATTCATCGGCAAGCATGAGCAGAATTAGACCAGCAATGAGCACGAGGGTGAAAATGCCTAGCCCCGGGTGCGCCCACATGCGCACAGTTGAGATTTCGCCATTGGCCTCGAGTTCTTTTCTTAGCTTGAGCTGGGACAGCGCGATCATGATCCACACCACGATCAAGCAACCACCGACGGCATTAAGCAAAAAGTCAAGCAGGCCAGCAGGGTTCCAATACTGCAATCCAACAGACACAAAAGCAAAGAACATGGACAGCAAGACGGCATTAGTTGGCACGTTATTCTTGCTCAGCTTGCGGAAAATCTTTGGCGCATCTTCACGCTTAGCTAGGGAATAAACCAGACGAGAGGTGCCATAAATCTGTGCATTAAATGCAGACAACAGCGCCATCACAATCACGGCTTCCATAAATCCAACCACTCCAGGGATATTAGCCATGGCCAAAATCTGGGTAAATGGGGAGTCTGCTGCGGTATCTGCGCCATCAATGGTTTCATAAGGCATGAGGAAGGTAATGACCAGCACGGAGCCCAGGTAGAAAATGGAAATGCGCCAGATCACCGCACGCACCGCCAAAGAGATCGCCTCGCGAGGTTTATCAGACTCAGCTGCAGCAATGGTGATCAGCTCAATGCCACCAAAGGCGAAGGCTACGGCCAACAAACCAGAAGCAACGCCGGAAAGGCCATTTGGCATAAAGCCGTGTTCGCCAAAGAAATTGGTGGTTCCAATGAAGTTTGTTCCAGGCAGCAGGCCGAAAATCAAAGCGACACCCACAATGAGGAAGGCGATGATTACAGCGACCTTGATAAACGCGAACCAATATTCAAATTCGCCGAAGCCGCGCACAGCAGCCAGGTTAACTACGGCAAAAAAGACGACACAGACCAGCGCAGGAATCCAAGGATCAACACCAAACCAAGCGCCCATCATGGCAGAGGCGCCGGTCATTTCAGCGCCCATCACCATGACCAGCATGAACCAATAAAGCCAGCCGAGGGAGAAACCCGCCCAGTGCCCAAAAGCATCTTCGCCATAACGGGAGAAAGATCCTGATGAGGGGCGTGCTGCTGCCATCTCACCCAGCATTTGCATAACCAGCACAACAATTGCGCCGGCGATGATATACGCAATAAGAACAGCGGGACCGGCAGCGCGAATGCCTACGCCGGTGCCCAGGAATAATCCCGCACCAATGGCGGAACCAAGACCCATCATTGTGAGGTGGCGGGTCCTTAATCCGGTCCCCAGCCCCTCTTTAGTTTCGGTGGTAGCCATGAGATAACCGTAAACCCACCAGGGCTTGGAAATGAAACAGGGTTAGATTTCTCGACGCGCTACTGGTTCGTGGTGGCCTGGCTCGCGCTTAATGCTCCAATTGTCTTCACCTTCAATGGACTTCACAGTGCGCAGTTCATTAAAGTCCGGGAACCAAATTGGGGTATCGCAGTCCAGCACGATGTTATTGCCAATATGGCAACCATTTCCCAAGCTCACGCCGATAATTCCAGAGCTGACTCCGAAGGTGCAATTGGTGCCAATATCAAGGCGGAGGCGACGCTGGTTTTCATCACGGGGAGACATAATGGTGGAGGACAAGCCGATTTCAGAACCTTCGCCAATGACTACACCTGAGCTGAGGCGACCTTCCACCTTGGCGGCACCGAGGGTACCCGAATTGAAGGAGACAAAACCTTCACGCAAGACAGAAGTACCCGGCGCTAAGTAGGCACCCAGGCGGACACGTTCTGCCTCGGAAATGCGTACCCCGGAAGGAACCACATAGTCCACCATGCGGGGCAGGCGGTCCACACAATAAACGTGGATGAGGCCTCGGGAGCGTAGTGCACCGCGGACCCATTCGAAGTTATCGGGCAAACATGGCCCCTTGTTGGTCCACACCACATTGGAGAGTAGTTCTAGGGCATTGGACATATCCAGCTCATGGGGGCGGACCAAACGATGGGAGAGAAGGTGCAAACGAAGATAAACATCATGAGCATCAACAGCAGGCGCAGAAAGGTCAGGAATAACGGTACGAACAGCAACCTGTTCAACCAATCGGTCTTGATCAAGTTTGATCAATTGCAGCATTCGTGGGGTGACATCGCTGGCACCTAAGCGGGTGGTTCCGACCTCGAGGGGATAGCGCTCCGACCAAAATTCAGGATCCACCAACT encodes the following:
- the aroP gene encoding aromatic amino acid transport protein AroP; its protein translation is MATTETKEGLGTGLRTRHLTMMGLGSAIGAGLFLGTGVGIRAAGPAVLIAYIIAGAIVVLVMQMLGEMAAARPSSGSFSRYGEDAFGHWAGFSLGWLYWFMLVMVMGAEMTGASAMMGAWFGVDPWIPALVCVVFFAVVNLAAVRGFGEFEYWFAFIKVAVIIAFLIVGVALIFGLLPGTNFIGTTNFFGEHGFMPNGLSGVASGLLAVAFAFGGIELITIAAAESDKPREAISLAVRAVIWRISIFYLGSVLVITFLMPYETIDGADTAADSPFTQILAMANIPGVVGFMEAVIVMALLSAFNAQIYGTSRLVYSLAKREDAPKIFRKLSKNNVPTNAVLLSMFFAFVSVGLQYWNPAGLLDFLLNAVGGCLIVVWIMIALSQLKLRKELEANGEISTVRMWAHPGLGIFTLVLIAGLILLMLADESSRGQVFSVIIVYGFLVALSFFTVNSRLRGGRKHTSDLK
- a CDS encoding DapH/DapD/GlmU-related protein — its product is MSKNFIGAQGIGIANIAMDGTVLDTWYPDPKLVDPEFWSERYPLEVGTTRLGASDVTPRMLQLIKLDQDRLVEQVAVRTVIPDLSAPAVDAHDVYLRLHLLSHRLVRPHELDMSNALELLSNVVWTNKGPCLPDNFEWVRGALRSRGLIHVYCVDRLPRMVDYVVPSGVRISEAERVRLGAYLAPGTSVLREGFVSFNSGTLGAAKVEGRLSSGVVIGEGSEIGLSSTIMSPRDENQRRLRLDIGTNCTFGVSSGIIGVSLGNGCHIGNNIVLDCDTPIWFPDFNELRTVKSIEGEDNWSIKREPGHHEPVARREI